From a region of the Sporosarcina ureilytica genome:
- a CDS encoding CAP domain-containing protein, with translation MKNIFRIAILLIAVLLVFYITGERVKENEPLEAPVKQGTAVPVENKGVGSAIPQSARPEEGISIYVGEPVDTLIEVLGKPKRIEPSNYHYDWWIYEKDQRLMVGVTRDGIVNQLYTADETSNVAPFEIGQNISDIYRFTIVGSEVDVNVADNIYTFSLNSEDLHSRPLIIYKDLFAQLYIDKESNGLAGVRFIDPATLVLHQPYEMTYMGELLISKPPSSTLQIEVDRTIERQIFELTNIQRVKHRVSELQGDYFLSSFAHKHSEFLALENNLQEDMNKEENLSSRLKNASIEHKKAGENTAFDYVDAIEAVHGWMNSTDHRKVMLDKDFTHLGTGAYNNYFTQTFIKSTVDSKRQR, from the coding sequence TTGAAAAATATATTTAGAATAGCTATCCTACTAATTGCTGTTCTTCTCGTTTTCTATATTACGGGAGAGCGCGTAAAAGAAAATGAACCGCTAGAGGCACCCGTTAAGCAAGGGACTGCGGTACCAGTTGAGAATAAAGGGGTAGGCTCAGCGATTCCACAGTCAGCCCGTCCAGAGGAAGGTATCTCTATTTATGTTGGAGAGCCTGTAGACACTTTAATTGAAGTGTTGGGTAAGCCGAAGCGTATCGAACCATCTAATTATCATTATGATTGGTGGATATATGAGAAAGACCAAAGACTCATGGTTGGTGTTACACGCGATGGAATTGTTAATCAGCTTTATACAGCCGATGAGACTTCGAATGTTGCACCATTTGAGATCGGTCAAAATATAAGTGATATTTATCGTTTTACAATTGTAGGCTCCGAAGTAGATGTGAATGTTGCAGATAATATTTATACGTTTTCGTTAAATAGCGAAGATCTACATAGCCGCCCTTTAATTATTTATAAGGATTTATTTGCACAGCTGTATATTGATAAAGAGAGTAATGGACTTGCAGGTGTACGATTTATTGATCCTGCTACATTAGTGCTTCATCAACCATATGAAATGACGTATATGGGTGAATTGCTTATTTCCAAACCCCCGTCCTCTACATTACAAATTGAAGTAGATAGGACAATTGAGCGGCAAATCTTTGAGTTAACCAATATACAGCGAGTGAAACATCGAGTATCGGAATTACAAGGCGATTATTTCTTAAGCAGCTTTGCGCATAAACATAGTGAGTTTCTTGCATTGGAAAATAACTTGCAAGAAGACATGAATAAAGAAGAGAATTTGTCCAGTCGACTGAAGAATGCCTCTATTGAACATAAAAAAGCAGGTGAAAACACCGCATTCGATTACGTCGATGCAATAGAAGCGGTGCACGGTTGGATGAACTCAACAGATCACCGAAAAGTAATGTTAGATAAAGACTTCACTCATTTAGGAACTGGCGCGTATAATAATTATTTCACTCAAACATTCATCAAATCAACTGTTGATAGTAAGCGACAAAGATAA
- a CDS encoding YugN family protein, which yields MYIENTGIENIVSDLFILDEIMLQHDLIRGGQWDYERVTYDKKYTLKEGTFYLRVFGFATEGDVDARDAIIQLKKPVIGKHYYPFGVEYGEDEHFPKSLIKDCETTLKKVLVALEKHNLKTV from the coding sequence ATGTATATTGAAAATACTGGCATTGAAAATATCGTTTCGGATTTATTCATACTTGACGAAATTATGCTACAACACGATTTAATTCGTGGTGGACAATGGGACTACGAGCGCGTTACATATGATAAAAAGTATACGCTTAAAGAAGGTACTTTTTACTTACGCGTTTTCGGCTTCGCAACAGAAGGCGATGTCGACGCACGTGACGCAATTATCCAACTTAAAAAACCTGTGATTGGGAAGCACTACTACCCATTTGGCGTAGAATATGGTGAAGACGAACATTTCCCTAAAAGCCTAATCAAAGATTGTGAAACAACACTTAAGAAAGTTTTAGTTGCATTAGAAAAACATAATTTAAAGACAGTTTAA
- a CDS encoding aspartate kinase, with the protein MIVQKFGGIAMQNEEMRNFCMNHIQDGIKQYKKIAVVVSAIGRLGDPYATDSLINLSEAFASDYVARDLVASCGELIASAVLSAELHQFGVSNTVLHGKQTGILTTGNFGDASIDSIDTSIILKSFEQVDCVIIPGFQGMDKSGHVMTLGRGGSDLTAVALADSLNASHVEFFKDVPGVLTGDPDFVSDYDKYDFLSFDEFLNLLNGENTIIQKRAAVLAKEKAIPLYVRGIASTETGTWIAT; encoded by the coding sequence ATGATTGTGCAAAAATTTGGCGGAATCGCCATGCAAAATGAAGAAATGAGAAACTTCTGTATGAACCACATACAAGATGGCATTAAACAGTATAAAAAAATCGCCGTCGTCGTATCTGCAATTGGTCGATTAGGGGACCCATATGCAACGGACAGCCTAATTAATCTTTCCGAAGCCTTTGCATCGGATTACGTCGCTCGAGACCTTGTAGCGTCCTGTGGTGAACTTATAGCATCTGCTGTCCTGTCAGCCGAATTGCATCAGTTCGGGGTATCCAATACAGTTCTCCACGGCAAACAAACAGGGATATTAACAACAGGCAATTTTGGTGACGCTTCTATTGATTCCATTGACACATCCATCATTCTTAAATCCTTTGAACAAGTTGATTGTGTAATCATTCCAGGTTTCCAAGGAATGGATAAGTCAGGACACGTGATGACTTTAGGGAGGGGAGGAAGTGATTTAACAGCGGTTGCACTGGCTGATTCTCTCAACGCTTCTCACGTAGAATTTTTTAAAGATGTTCCCGGGGTATTAACAGGAGACCCTGACTTTGTTTCGGACTATGATAAATACGACTTTCTAAGTTTCGACGAATTTCTTAATCTACTTAATGGCGAAAATACAATCATTCAAAAAAGGGCAGCAGTACTTGCGAAGGAAAAAGCGATTCCATTATACGTTAGAGGAATCGCTAGTACAGAAACAGGGACTTGGATTGCAACATAA